CGTCCGGCAGATCGCGGTCGCGGGGGACACCGGGTACGACATGCTGACCGGCACCCGGGCCGGGGCCGCGGTGGTGGCGGGCGTCCTCACCGGCGCCCACGACGAGGAGCGGCTCCGCGCGGACGGGGCCACCCATGTGCTGGGGGGGATCGGGGAGTTGCCGGGCGTGTTCCTCTGAGTGACAAGGCTGGTGGTCGCTCGCACGGGTGTGGTTTTTGCGCGTGCCGCGATCTGGCTGTGCGGTGGTGGTTGGTCGCGCAGTTCTCCCCCCAGCCTTCGGCCGGGAGGTGCCCCTACGCGCCCCTGAGGGGCGCCCGCTCTCGCTGAAGGCCCCGGCCCGGGTGGGTCGGGGCCTTCGGGGGTGTTTCAGTGGCTGCCGCGGAGGTTGAGGACGACGACGCCGGCGATGATCAGGAGGATGCCGAGCCACTGGGCGCGGCCGAGGGACTCGCCGAAGAGGACGGCGCCGATGCCGGCCACGGCGGCGGTGCCGACGCCGGACCAGACCGCGTAGGCGATGGAGACGGGGACGTGCTTGAGGGCCCGCCCGAGCAGGTAGAAGGAGATGACGTAGCCCAGGGCCACGCCCAGGGACGGCCAGAGCCTGCTGAAGCCGTCGGTCAGCTTCAGCAGGCTGGTGGCGCAGACCTCGCTGGCGATGGCGAGGGTGAGCAGCAGGTACGGCATCAGGCGGTGAGGCCGGCGAGGAGGGCGAGGTCGGCCTGCTCCAGGCTGGCCAGCAGGGTGATCCGGTCGGCGGCGGCGATCGGCACGGTGGAGGGCACGGCCAGCACCGCGCAGCCCGCCGCGTGGGCGGAGGCGACCCCGGTCGGGGTGTCCTCCACCGCCACGCAGGCCGCCGGGTCGAGGCCGAGCCGGGCGGCGGCGGCCAGGTAGGGCGCCGGGTCGGGCTTGGTGCGGTCGGTGTCCTCGGCGGCCAGGGTGAGGGTGAACCAGTCGGTGCCGATCCGGCCCAGCACCAGGTCCACCACCCGGCGCGGCGAGGCGGAGACCAGCGCGGTCGGTACGGCGGCGGCCCGCAGCTCGGCCAGCAGTTCCAGGGCGCCCGGGCGGGGGACCACCTCGGCGGCGACCCGGATGGAGAACGCCTCGTTGAGGCGCTCGGCGAGCAGGGACTCGGCCAGCTCGGTGCCGGTGGTGCGGTGCAGGTGCGCGGCGGTGTGTTCGACGGCCCGGCCGAGGACCTCGGGGAGGTCGGCATCGGAGAGGGCGTGGCCGAGTTCGGCGGCGA
The window above is part of the Kitasatospora sp. HUAS MG31 genome. Proteins encoded here:
- a CDS encoding DMT family transporter — encoded protein: MPYLLLTLAIASEVCATSLLKLTDGFSRLWPSLGVALGYVISFYLLGRALKHVPVSIAYAVWSGVGTAAVAGIGAVLFGESLGRAQWLGILLIIAGVVVLNLRGSH
- a CDS encoding HAD family hydrolase — protein: MPDSPAAVLFDMDGTLVDTEHLWWEATAELAAELGHALSDADLPEVLGRAVEHTAAHLHRTTGTELAESLLAERLNEAFSIRVAAEVVPRPGALELLAELRAAAVPTALVSASPRRVVDLVLGRIGTDWFTLTLAAEDTDRTKPDPAPYLAAAARLGLDPAACVAVEDTPTGVASAHAAGCAVLAVPSTVPIAAADRITLLASLEQADLALLAGLTA